The Montipora foliosa isolate CH-2021 chromosome 6, ASM3666993v2, whole genome shotgun sequence genome includes the window AGTACACCTTATAGGCATTCAATATAACCAATAGAATAATGAAATAGtaacaaactaaaagagcagtagtttgcttttggtgaaCACAGCTGTTGTCACTGTCCACGGCAATCTCGCGGCGTGCTCCTTTGCTAATACGagtggacctgtgaacttggAGGATCGACGAGAAAATGTCTCTTGCGTTCATTTTCAACACACACAGCAAAGTGACGCCTTTAGTGTTCCATTGAGCAATGGTTCGGTAACACATGCTAATTGCAATGAGTATCAATCCCGTCGAAACGAAGACTAAAAAgtcgaagaatatttcaacgAATTAGGTTGCGGCATTACAAGTCCGCACTTCGGAAAGTGAACGTCGGATAATCGATATTGATCTTCGCCATgtcgatttgaattcaactgagtgagtgacaaattgacaTATCTTGAAAAACCCGATTACACCTGAGTGagagacaaatttgcatattctgacccctaacgATAGTCGTTTATACGCTTGGCGTATTCACGACTAAAAATgactttgaaacagaaattgattttatcaaacgagttgataaaggtcgaataaccaccgtgaaaaatttggaaagctgacgtttcgagtgttagcccttcgtcggagcgaatagaggaattgtggttgttgtaggtttatatgtgtgcggaggagctttgctattggtagaaataggatgacgtgaatttgtgaatagattaatggaatgagaagCATTCATTTAtcccgtgtggatagagtgtgcccagttgaaaaataaatttttgttcgagatttttacggctttctgtgtttccgtggtgtaaggataggccgcaaatagtcatgtagtggtgggagtgattaggaagattaaaatggcgtgcaactggttttgaggcatttgtgtcgttttttgccacatctcgtaggtgttcgcgaacgcggtccgccaatcttctccctgtttcgcctatgtagatctttttgcatagtgtgcaggttatgcagtagatgacgtttgcggagatgcatgtaaagtggtcagtgattttagcagatcgattaggtcctgggacaagttttgcatcgtgtgcttgtacatttgaaagtttctggttggttgtctgacttgaaagcgctcctaactagaaagttgcctatgcttttgtcgcgtttgaatgaaataagtggtggtagagaaaagatgtgtttagtttcgggatcattgaggagaattttgaagtttttgagaatattaattacatttttgactgcatgGTTTTGTGGCTGGTAGGTGAGgttgaatggaattctgttggtttcttcgttctgtgactttgatgattgtagtgcggtatctcgatcgatttcttgggcacgatgtttgcctgtggtgacagcggaacatttcctcacatttgttgttaaaatggGAGTCATTACTACAATGGCGCTtgagtctaagaaattgagagaatggaatggcattttttacttgttgtGAATAAGAGAacgaatgtaataaatagttatgagagtccgtaggtttgtagtgcacgctggtagataaactgttgccattgattgaaagttacGAGAGTCATCCTCCAGCGCTGAGGCGAGGCGAGTTATTTGTTGTTCCTTTGATTTCGCGCATTCGTTTTTACCTTTATATCTATAAGGAGTtgtgtaaattgttttttttatatgcAGGCGTAGGAGTTACCAGTTTGCGCAATCTAGTAGACAAGAGTTTTTTCAACACATTTGACCTGTTTTTACAATATTTTCCAGCTTGGatgttttgactttgtaaacagtCCCGATTAGTATTTTTGTGTGGGTTTGGTTGGGTACCTTTTCTCCGAGCAAATCTGAACAGGCCTCTGTATGCTGTAGGGGgagcaactgacaacaacagaGCAACTCCTTGTTACTCCGAGCAAAGATGAATAGGTCCCTGTAGGGGTACATGTTCAAACTTGCCCCTAATATATGCACACCCTTCGTGAAAAGACGTGACTTGCATCTAATCAACCCAAACCCTAATTTATGCCATATGGGATGCACATATTGTCACACGTGTTAGGGTTACGCTGTCATGCGTCAGGCCCCAACttgccctaatttatgcacacttTGCGCCAGTTGCTAGGGTTCAGGGTTAGGGATTACGGTTGTGAAGCTTCAGGGCTCAACAGTTCCTCCCGCTGCAGAACCCCACTTGGTATACTACTGCTGAAGGGAGGTCCCATTGGCAAGCCTAGTGATGACAGTGTCTATGTTGcaagtaaaatccgttctcgggttgaatccgttttaacctaagttaaattcgtgatccgcaTTTTAGCTTGGTTGAATTGTCCACTCAACCTATCTTAAACCTCCTCCAAAAAGGAGACTCATACCTTCCCTCCTCAAGCTCTGTTTTATACATCttaacacatcttcttaatctttgttatcatcttatcggtttctgtattcatatacTTATTAATTGAGTCTCAACAGTAGAACATActtagggaacaaagaactgtactttgCACTTACTGGTTCTCGAACTCGCACCCTCCAGATCTGTAGTCCTGTCTTCACCTttacactacactacaacgacaaacatgctcaatccaacaaagatctttttattttttacttttctgtgattggtcaatttaacctaactaatcctaacctgaccctaatttttctctaggcttaagttaggctccaaaagaatttctttaatccatctgagtgcgtattcaatctCAAGCTCTTAGCTTCCAGCAGCTTGCCCTCATAGCTAtttgtggtccagtggttagaacgcttgccttaagatccggagatcctgggtttacgacccgctctgaccactcgttgaatttgatcctggtagtccctggttaaacttcccagctgcacttgtaaatggccaactggtttgcctccagccagttgggatttgtaacagttgtttttgttctgttctgtcgtttcgttgtgtttcattggccctgaaaagcccctatggggagcggtcaattaagtatgtattgtattattgtttcTCTAAGTTTTGCCAGGGGTCTTAAGTTTGACGACGTCAAACGCGCGCTCAGCTATTTTGCAAGTCCATTTCTCGCGCGCCtgtttttgttcgcgtcatgcagctctccaatttatgtgacactgtgacacaaataaatacatatatAAACTTTATCTATGTCAAAATTCAGTGTAGAAAGTAGTATAGAAAGTTAGTActttatcgcaaacgtgactatcGAGCCAAAAACATAAGCTAAAAAggagcaaacaattccttacaaactttaatatatttgaatAGATCAAACTTAGCATTCATGCATTTTTACACATATTCCTTTATATTAACTTGAATAAATTGTTTCCAATTCAAACAGAGAGAGAAGTCGCACGAAAAATTAAAACCCTCAGTTTCTATATacttggtaaacacatattcatcagttaactgagtgaaatCTCACAACTTTCAAGTTATTAAGAGGAAAAAGCTGAACTGGCTCCGAACGATatctacaacgcaataataaaaacagagctcttttgacctctggcatttttaatgcatataacaatggatttataagAGAGTTTCCGTAAAATAAGCACTGTAAGGATAGTGCTAAATGCAGCAATGTTTTATGAGAAATGGTTTCACCCATTTCGCCTGAAGTAACAGgaaaaagaaacatgaaaattgtaaatggcatcactagtattaacgatacaattgttacaataaacaatgtcttggtcagttttctttctcctctgattgcaccatgatgctgaggacgcgttccacagtaaactttagtaaagatggacgtgtaagaaacaacgATAATCAAAAGGCAAGAAAATAGCAACGCGAAGTATGATGCATTCGCTTGAGAAAGAAAAGTGGTATCCGAGCGGCCCAGCAAAACAGGTAAAAAAAGGAGAGCTGTGGACagggcagctgtaaaccaaacacccgcaacagctgctccaaatatcttctttttgatgaggcgatgcttgaatggacgaaaagttgcgtgcatccgctccaaagaaatagcagcaaggtTTGCTACAGAGGCTGCTGGAAAGAAATTCgtcaaacttgaagaaaatatGCTCATCTCAAAGCTCCACAATATGTTAATCGTCCAAACGTTACAATAGTTGCCCAATAACAAATTCGATTCGATCAAACCGTATGtaacaaacatgtctgcaaccgccaggctgatcaccaggtacatgctacgcttgcgaagtattcgctctttcaggtaaataatgattgtaagggcattcatggtcactatagcaacagcttcgatgttaagt containing:
- the LOC138006028 gene encoding substance-K receptor-like; the protein is MANDSHHQNRTVTPNFERFSSSECTAWLTVLNIEAVAIVTMNALTIIIYLKERILRKRSMYLVISLAVADMFVTYGLIESNLLLGNYCNVWTINILWSFEMSIFSSSLTNFFPAASVANLAAISLERMHATFRPFKHRLIKKKIFGAAVAGVWFTAALSTALLFLPVLLGRSDTTFLSQANASYFALLFSCLLIIVVSYTSIFTKVYCGTRPQHHGAIRGERKLTKTLFIVTIVSLILVMPFTIFMFLFPVTSGEMGETISHKTLLHLALSLQCLFYGNSLINPLLYALKMPEVKRALFLLLRCRYRSEPVQLFPLNNLKVVRFHSVN